Proteins from a genomic interval of Pecten maximus chromosome 13, xPecMax1.1, whole genome shotgun sequence:
- the LOC117340441 gene encoding uncharacterized protein LOC117340441 — MTFEKTSRNIVRFLRHDASASRDPAGYVPVWYICHLFSITRDMLMYIVCHVAGDRLNLSDCQQFVRTCGGHSTDDIDITRIGKLITDPRDVRYCVHGTTRAAYEEIKVHGLSRRNRQMIHFADTKTLVKKNSEVLIHLDVKRYLAKGRPLYRLRNGTLATPGNVKGMVKTSFFHRVQFL; from the coding sequence ATGACCTTCGAAAAGACTTCACGTAACATCGTCCGATTCCTCCGTCATGACGCCTCTGCTTCGAGAGATCCAGCGGGATATGTACCAGTCTGGTACATTTGTCATCTATTCTCCATCACCAGAGACATGCTAATGTACATCGTTTGCCATGTTGCAGGAGACAGACTCAATCTGTCTGATTGTCAACAATTCGTCCGAACATGCGGTGGCCATTCTACAGATGACATAGACATCACTAGAATTGGAAAGCTGATTACAGATCCACGAGATGTCCGCTACTGCGTGCACGGAACGACCAGGGCTGCCTACGAAGAAATCAAAGTACATGGCCTTAGCCGCAGAAATCGCCAGATGATCCACTTTGCGGACACCAAGACTCTTGTCAAGAAGAACTCAGAGGTTCTTATACATCTTGATGTGAAACGGTATCTCGCCAAAGGCAGGCCACTGTATCGTCTTCGCAATGGTACATTAGCGACACCAGGGAACGTTAAAGGGATGGTTAAGACGAGTTTTTTCCATCGAGTTCAGTTTCTCTGA
- the LOC117340440 gene encoding uncharacterized protein LOC117340440 gives MCFSYTATGMLRILEEIKAQVHVNTRHLHAVLRKVDLPDETTDTTEDMSQLPLSSLIRQRNKFTANATDSEIGHIVKDWLRFAGDGGRKLIVQKAEANNHILTQQRCQ, from the exons ATGTGTTTTTCTTATACAGCCACGGGGATGCTAAGGATACTAGAAGAAATAAAGGCTCAGGTACATGTCAACACAAGGCATCTACATGCAGTTCTTCGCAAAGTAGATCTTCCTGATGAAACTACCGACACCACAGAAGACATGTCACAACTTCCTTTGTCTTCATT aatcCGTCAACGAAATAAATTCACCGCCAATGCAACGGACAGTGAAATTGGCCATATTGTCAAAGACTGGCTGCGATTTGCTGGCGATGGGGGGAGGAAACTAATTGTTCAGAAGGCGGAGGCCAATAATCATATCTTAACACAACAAAGGTGTCaataa